The following DNA comes from Aerosakkonema funiforme FACHB-1375.
AACCGTGAGGGAATCCTGCGCGTTGGAGAGATTCTTCGCGGTGCCAGAGAAACCAAGTGCTGGAGTCTCCAAGAGTTGCAGAATTATTGTGGACTTCCACCAAGCACATCCAGTGACATTGAAAATGGGTGTGTAACAAAAATTCACGCCGATACGCTGGAAACCTTGCGAGTAGCCCTAGAACCGCAAAATCCCCATACAGGTAGAACCTATACACTAGGGGAATTGTATGAATTGATGCTGGTTAAGGAAGAAATACTAAACGGCGTCAAAGGAAAAAGGTAGAAAATTGGTATTGTCTGCTCAATTGCACTGCAAGATTGCACTTGGGAGCCTTAAAAATATATTTTATACAGTATGCTGTATAACGTAAATGCCTCAGTGACCTAAAATGAATAAATAAGTTAAATAACCCTACTTTAATTTAGTTAGAGACTGTGGGCAAAAGTCAAGTGAGGCAAAGTTCAAGTCGATATCGATTCAACTCTCAGGGAGTCCTGCGTGTAGGAGAGATCCTTCGTAACGCCAGAGAAGCAAAAGGCTGGAGTCTCCAAGAATTGCAGGCTTATTGCCGTTTGCCAGCCAGTACAGCCAATAGCATTGAGAATGGGTTTGTCACTAAAATCCAGGCTGACACCCTAGAAACGTTACGGGTAGCTTTGGAACCGCAAAATCCTGAGACGGGCAAGACTTATACGCTGGGCGAATTATACGAATTGATGCTGGTGAAGGAAGAAATTACGAACGGCGTCAAAGGCAAAAAATAAAAGCTTGGGAATCGTCCGATCGATCGCACTTAACAACCAGGGGCTGCTACCCTAGCCAATAGAGTACCAGTCGCAAGTTAAGCAAGTAGAATGTCCCAGACATCGATCGCAGGCACAACGATCGCAGCGATCGCCACAGCAATTGTCCCCCAGCAGGGCAGCGTCGGTATTGTGCGAGTGTCAGGTACTCAAGCAATCGCGATCGCACGCGCCCTCTTCCACGCGCCAGGGAGTCAACCGTGGGAAACTCACCGCATCCTCTACGGTTACATCCGCCATCCGCAAACGCAGCAGCTAGTGGACGAAGCTTTGTTGCTAATCATGAAAGCACCACGCTCCTACACCCGCGAAGATGTGGTAGAGTTCCACTGTCACGGTGGCATCATCGCCGTGCAGCAAGTATTGCAGCTGTGCGTAGAACAAGGTGCCAGATTAGCACAACCGGGAGAATTTACCCTTCGCGCCTTCTTAAACGGGCGTTTGGATCTAACTCAGGCAGAAAGTATCGCCGATTTGGTGGGCGCTAAATCGCCCCAAGCTGCCCAAACTGCCCTCGCCGGATTGCAGGGAAAATTAGCGCAACCGATCCGGCAATTGCGCGTTACTTGTTTGGATATATTGGCAGAAATCGAAGCCAGAATCGATTTTGAGGAAGATTTGCCGCCTTTGGATGAAGAAGCCGTGAAAGCTCAACTAGAGCAAGTTTTGGCAGAAGTAACTCGCATTTTAGCAACAGCCGACAGGGGAGAATTGCTGCGTACCGGATTGAAAGTAGCAATTGTCGGGCGTCCGAATGTGGGTAAATCCAGCTTGCTGAACGCTTGGAGTCGCAGCGATCGCGCGATCGTCACCGATTTACCCGGCACCACCCGCGACGTTGTAGAATCGCATCTGGTAGTGGGTGGCATCCCCATACAAGTCCTGGATACAGCCGGAATTCGCGAAACCGCCGACGTGGTAGAAAAGATAGGCGTAGAGCGATCGCGTCATGCTGCTTCTCATGCCGATCTAGTATTGCTGACAGTAGACGCCCAAGCAGGTTGGACGCCTGATGATGAAGAAATCTACCTACAAGTCCAGCATCGCCCTGTCATTTTAGTTATCAATAAAATGGATTTAGTAGCAGAAGATAAATTAAAACTTCTGCAATCCAAAATCCTCTCTTGCGAAGGTGGGCATCGTGACGGTCACCGCCAAGACGCCCACTTCGCGCAAAATCCAAAATCCAAAATCCTCACCGCTGCTGCCCGCAACCAAGGTATTGATGCCCTAGAAAAAGCGATTTTAGCAGCAGTGCAATCTGGCGATATCCTGGCGGCTAACTTAGACTTGGCAATCAATCAACGTCAAGCCGAAGCCCTGACAAGAGCGCAAATTTCCCTCCAGCAAGTGCAAGCGACCATTGCCGATCGATTGCCGCTCGATTTCTGGACAATTGACTTGCGCGGTGCTATTCAAGCACTAGGAGAAATTACTGGTGAAGAAGTTACAGAATCGGTACTCGATCGAATATTCAGTCGATTTTGTATTGGTAAGTGATTAGAGATATTTCGGGTTGATGGTGAAAAATGTTCATTTTTATCATAGATGAGGGTAATGGTGGGTTACGGTACGGAAATTTAATTATTGGTTGAAAACCTGCATTTATCGCCTGTGCCGTCCACCACCCTACGAATCTGATAGAACATAATTTTTGTCCACTCCCCCACTCCCCCACTCTCCCACTCCCCACTCTCCCACTCGCAAGCCGCTATAATTACTTCTGGATCGCTACATGAGGAAGGCGACTCCACTCATTCCACGACCCATCGTAATTCCGAACGTTCGGATAGCCCAGTAGATACTTTAAGACAAACCAAG
Coding sequences within:
- the mnmE gene encoding tRNA uridine-5-carboxymethylaminomethyl(34) synthesis GTPase MnmE yields the protein MSQTSIAGTTIAAIATAIVPQQGSVGIVRVSGTQAIAIARALFHAPGSQPWETHRILYGYIRHPQTQQLVDEALLLIMKAPRSYTREDVVEFHCHGGIIAVQQVLQLCVEQGARLAQPGEFTLRAFLNGRLDLTQAESIADLVGAKSPQAAQTALAGLQGKLAQPIRQLRVTCLDILAEIEARIDFEEDLPPLDEEAVKAQLEQVLAEVTRILATADRGELLRTGLKVAIVGRPNVGKSSLLNAWSRSDRAIVTDLPGTTRDVVESHLVVGGIPIQVLDTAGIRETADVVEKIGVERSRHAASHADLVLLTVDAQAGWTPDDEEIYLQVQHRPVILVINKMDLVAEDKLKLLQSKILSCEGGHRDGHRQDAHFAQNPKSKILTAAARNQGIDALEKAILAAVQSGDILAANLDLAINQRQAEALTRAQISLQQVQATIADRLPLDFWTIDLRGAIQALGEITGEEVTESVLDRIFSRFCIGK
- a CDS encoding helix-turn-helix domain-containing protein → MRQSSSRYRFNSQGVLRVGEILRNAREAKGWSLQELQAYCRLPASTANSIENGFVTKIQADTLETLRVALEPQNPETGKTYTLGELYELMLVKEEITNGVKGKK
- a CDS encoding helix-turn-helix domain-containing protein — translated: MKQNSGRYRFNREGILRVGEILRGARETKCWSLQELQNYCGLPPSTSSDIENGCVTKIHADTLETLRVALEPQNPHTGRTYTLGELYELMLVKEEILNGVKGKR